From the Trifolium pratense cultivar HEN17-A07 linkage group LG4, ARS_RC_1.1, whole genome shotgun sequence genome, the window AatgtttgttaaattttttttattgaaaacattgatcatgaaaaaaataatataagtgaatgaaatattttatacaGAATCTTTTATGAAAGATGACTaattttgagaatttatttttaataaatttaaaaaagtaattatacgAATAGAATTCAATAGTAATATATAaactataaaattataattatccagtAAAATGTTTTACCACTACTCTTATtatgattttaatattatattctcgtgttctatattttaattataattccttcaaaaaaacaaaattaattatgatATGATAATAGTATGTTAGAATAGCattgtacaaaaataattacaatagCACTAGACgagtatattttaatttagtcgtaaccaaaaaaattttttcaatcaatattctggaaccaaaaaaaatctataaacaagggtagaaattaaaataaaagatattataGAGTATCAtggtagaaaaataaaataaaagataggttagtctaaaattatataaagtgctggaaacaaaaataaataaaaataagaagataAAGTGATGTATAAACAAGGGTAGAAATTGGCTTTAGCATTGTGAGGTGTGAGACTTTGAGAGAAAATTTGTATATGATGTTGagaaattattaatttgatgtTGAGAAAAATTAATAGTTCactatacttttatttatctttatgcAAGAATGAtgggtaaaaaaattaaaggttagAGTGGAAATAGAGGGGTGAAGAAGATGGATTTTTACAAATGAAAGAGTGAGAATTGTGATGAGGAATGATGTTGAAGCAAATCATGAAGAAAAATTTATatctttgttttgttgttgttgttgaattgtaGATCTATCTTTGTGTTGGTAGTTTATGGCAGATCTGCAACCATGTAAATCTCAATGAAGGAATGCAACAattgaattttaaataaaaaaaaaattataagaaaataaacaaaaagttaTAAGGTATGTGAGTAAAAGAAGAATGTTTGTGTTGATAGTGTTAGTTGTAATTACTGGTTATGTACGATGTTGCCATTTTTCTTTCTGTCGATAAAGATGGAAAGAAGTTTCTGTCGAGAAAGAAGGAAAGAAGATTTGtgggtaaaaaaaaatgcagataGTTGTGCGATCTGGATCCTCAGCAACCAGCTTGTTTGTTGCCTCCATTGCTGCAATGTTCTTATACGTTGGATTAAATATAACGGTTCATACATTAAAcactaattaaaatataaaaaaataaagacacgTAATTTGTCCTCTTTCTCTAAGATTGATCGCTTTCTTTATGGCTTTTACACAACAAAAATGGAGGGCGCAACACCACTCCACCACCCAATGGTTCCACTTCCACACACTTACGACTCTGTATCAATGGCTGCAGATGTTTACGAATTACAAAGGCTCAACtccaatttacttttttaagtttttttctttctaatttgaTATTGcatcaaattaattattgagATTTATTTGTTGTTATTGTGATGCTCATGTTCTTcatttgaagtattttttatgATGAATGATTATCTTGAACCAGGGCAAATATGAAAGTTGCAATCCGAAGAATTAAAAAAGTTCCATGCAACTGCATAAAATTGTTGTGAAGAAAAAGGATTATGAGTATTGAATAGAAATTGCTGATAATGAATTTTGTTTGGAAAGAAATTGAATAAAAGTTTGTTGACAGAATGTTAAGAGGAAAGTAACAACATGTCGGTGCCTTTGCACTCCATTGTTGCGCTGTGTGAAAGCCAATAAAGAAAGGGgacaaattttgtgttttttttctttttctatattttaattGGTTTTAATGTATGAGCCGTTAGATTTAATCCAACGTATAAGAATATTGCAGCAGTGGAGGCAGCAAACAAGCTGGCTGCTAAGGATCCGGATTCATAGTTGTGTTGTTTTACAACTTGTTGAACCGGTAAGCAGGTAAAAGCATACAAATTGAGGGTGACGTGTCTTCATAGTATATGCATTTGTTAAAAGAGTGTGTTTGTGACCTTAGCATTACTCATAAAGAAATAGATAAGCAAAAATGATGTATTAGTAACATAGTGCACAACCCTGACCGGAGAATACAAAATGAAggaatgaagatgaaagaaaacATTGCGACAACTTTTCTCCTCTCAACATAAAGCATCAATTTAgggttatatattttattatgggATTGTGTCTTATGTTTCtatttaggcaaaattacactagatgtcatttatcttatttatttgtaacactttggtcatttatcatttttattgaaGAATAAAGAATGAATAACAGTATAAAAGAAGAACAACAAATATAAATGAATTTattcattattttctttttcatgttaGTTTTTCTACACTTACGCatctaattaaataataaataaaaaacaaattttctttaCTTATTTgatttcttcatattttttttcctttcaaccaTCTTTATCATACtaccatttttttcttcttctttagatTCATTACCATATAGTAGATTTATACATGAATGTATTATCTTTTAACAGAAACTTTCTTCCGATCACAACTAGACAAAGTTAAAAAAGTTAgcattaaatgtattttttcatatgcttttttttatatctataaaaaataaataaacacatctagaaaatataaaagaagaGGGGTTGAAAATGGGACCACAAAAACAATTTGGatctaaaaatgaaaaatgagcAAGAGAAAACGAATGAGACATTCAAATAAGTCTTATTCATAAAAAGTGCAAATATGTCGATAAATTACactaaatacatttttttgaaacatgAAAGGTTGAGATCAAAAGAttaaatttgttgttgttgttgtatgtaTGATAGAAGTGAAGAAGAATAGTTTGAGAAGTTTCATGCCAAGATCTTGAGATAAATAGGTCCAAAAGAGAGCTTACATAATAGATGTTACAGATATGATCCTAAACTCCATGCATGAGCTAAAAGATGACTGGTATTTTTAAGCTAATGTTAACTGTTGTTTTGCTGTACATTCTAGACACGactgtatgtgtgtgtgtgtgtgtgtgtgtgtgtgtgttaagAGTCTTAAATTAGATATGATACAATATGAAAAAGTATTTATGAGAAAATGATATTCTTCACTGAGTAAGTCACATTCTAAAATTGGAGAACATAGTGAATATAATTCAAAAGATTAATATGTATTTAGGTATGTTTGTTGACTTACATCGTTAAGTGTACTAGTACTAGGTGTAGTTTCAACATCGTCTTGAATGTGCAACAAAGGTTTTTTAAGATCATCATCAAACCTATTAATCTATCTTTTTTGTTGTGGAGACAAAGACTTAATATTCATTGAACCTACaaaaagaaatcaaagaaaaatagaTGAGAAAACAAAACTActatacattaaaaaataaatctcattttGAGATTGAATAACTTAATTGACAAACCTTTGGAATTGGAAGTGCAAATACTCTTGCAGGAACAAGAACTGTTGCAACAATGCATTGTTGGCTTGATAACAAAAGCTTAGTGAACACAAAATCTTAATATTAGACATTTGTATAGGGTAGATTTTTCCACGTGTCGATTTTATACACAACTACATCGAAGATGTCTTTCACTAAATTCCTAAAACTTTGCCACAATTATCGAACAACATGTGGCTTCTACAAGATCAATGCAAGATGTGTTCTATGTTGGCCCAACTTCAACAAGGCCCAAATGCAAAAATAACCCAATCCAAACAATATgccaaaacaaacaaagaagtcaaaagataaaaatattcCTCCACCAAACTCACGCACGCGTATTCTTCCACCTATAAAGCCAAAGTCAAGCATACTATATACAAACAAAGGCAACGCTTCATATGTCTCTCTCAACCCCAAACCATAGCAGTGCATAGCTAGCTCTTCTTTCACCAAAATTCAATTCAAAGCTTCAAGCATCTTATATTACCATctctaaatttcaaaaattgaatCTCAAAGCATCTTAACAGACATGATTTCATTACCCTTTGTTCTCATTTTttctcaaattcaaatttgattcCCTCACCATCTCTGAGATTTCCCTTTGCAGCCATGGATGAGCAACTGACTAagattcttcaattttttatatctaGGTAAGTTTGATTAATctcaattttatatttcaaattataatatGTACTGTCTATAAATAAGGGGTTGTGTTGAAGAACTACTCACACCACAATCTAATCTCTTCTTCCACTTTTCAAAATGACTTTGTCAACACTTTCTAAAACCTTTGACAAAATTTCCGATATTAACTCTTCAAAATCTTCTTGGAACATCAAAGGAAAAATGATTAGATTGTGGGTTGTGAAAGACTTTAACAACAATGTTATACCCTTATTTGTTGAAATGATTTTGATGGACTCTGAAGTTTATACCCTTCtcttattttttgttgtaaCAAAGTCACTTTcgtatttatattcatattttgttaagtgagtttttttttcttggtgaATTGTTAAGTGAAATTTTTAAGTCATGTTTATCTAagttctattttatttttttgtaacaaacaTCATTTCGTATttagatatatattttattaactggatttttttattttggtgaaTTGTTAAGTGAAATTTTTAAGTCATGTTTATCTAAGTCCTATTTTTTGTAACAAACCATCACTTTTGTATTTACAGATAGATTTTGTTAAGTGAGATGTTTTTTATATCCAATTTTGATTTGTCTAAAATAATTGCAGGGTAAAAGAGTTCAttgttccataaaaaaaaactcttcttTACAAGTTTCAGAATGATGTCAAAGAGGGCAGAGTTTATGCATTTGAAAACTTGGATGTGGCTACCAATGGTGGTAGCTACAAAACTACTAGACATTCATATAAACTGAACTTTCAAACTTAAAAAGGCAGAGTTTTTTGGTCCTATTGTATATAGACTAATCCACCGTAATTGGTATATGAGATAATCAAACTTAAAACCATGATAGAATCACACTTCAAGATTCCAAGACAAAATCGGTAGACTAATTCAAGTGGATTATAAATGTAACTTTTAATAAAGAACTTAAACCAATTATACATAATTTTGGTATTATAAAAAATCCTTGAACTATGTGCAATTTGTTTCAAGATGTCAAAAGATATGTAGTAAATGAGACTGAATATGTTGTTTTCAAAAGATgtcaaaaataaacataagataccaaatctatctatatatataaatcctagatagttctcctactactcctctaaaccctaatccatttaaaccaatgaaattttttcatttagCCATGTGAGCCACTTAAAATGCTACATCACTTATCCTTAcattattgtcatctctatctatcctttcttttcttttattttttatgttataaaccTACAACCATATTCTTATAAATgagttttattataaaaattgaaaaatttacTCATAATTCTTATTCATGAGACTTTTCATTTGCATAACAGTAGATTTTAATTACACATCACTTTCTCTAatgcaaaataactttttagTTCACATACAAGGGAAAGACTAATAACTAGAGCCGGAGTCCAATGCACAGATCGATTTGTCCACTATGTCGGTTCTTTCAAAAATGATTGGCATATCTTTTTTGGTTGTAATAAGGTTGACGAGTTATGGGTTGAAGCGAGGAAGTGGCATTTCATAAGCGATAAATTGGAAATTGCGGATGGTTTTGTGTCTCTATTTTTCCAAATGTTAGAATTATTGTCCCAAAAGAATTTGTATATGTTTGAATGACTATGTGGATCATTTGGAAGCAAATGAATGATAAACTTTGGAACGATGTTGATACACAACCTGCTGCTTCGGTTATATTTTAAAGTCATGTAAAGCTTTACATTTTTTGTATTCAAACTTTAAGATAAGTTTCATTAGGCAACAAGCAAACAATGCGGCTCACATAGCATAGGCGTCACTGTCTTATGCTAGTTCCCAAATTCATGATCATTTTCGATGTTGTATAGAACATGTTATTATCAATGAAATGAATTGATTTGGTTCTTATCAAAAACTATGAAGAAAGAAaacatattaataaataaaaaatagaagtcGCTTTAATAAAATCATGGTGGCTTTCTAATTCAATCAAACTTGCCTTAAATTCAATCATGCACTAATTCTCTTGATGCAACAGGTTAGCAACTAAAAACAGAACAAATAacataaatcaaaacaaaattcataGCTCCcgaataaaaaggaaaaaagaaaaaacagtaTTCCTAATCTaattcggggtcagttctgacataaAAAACGTCTCTATCTTCATCATTCCATTGAAATCTCTCTATCTttctttcatctcttttttccaaagaaaaaacgtattaaaacaacaaccaatGCAATTCCACCAGCAGACCCAGCTGCAACAACTGACCAATTTTTCTCCAACCCCTTCTCATTCATATTCATCAAACTAAATtccaaaaccctaattttctcTTCCAATTCCCTATTCTCTTTCATCCATTTCCCAACCTCATTCTTTTTCCCTATCAAAACACTCTTCAATTCCTCAACCTCTCTTTTTTTCTCATCAACTTTTTCTTTCATCATTTCCTCAACCCTAACACTCTTACTATTCTCCTCAACCTCTTTCATTTCAATAACTCCAATTTTCCTCTCCAATTCCCTAACCTTCATTTCCATCTCCACATTTGCTTGTTTCAATTCTTTCCCTTCTTTTTCAATCACCTCAAGCttactttctttttcttctagcATCTTCCTTAGTTTCTCCGTCTCCGCTTTCGATTCCACCACTTCTTTCCTAAGCCTCGCCGTCTCTTTCTCCAACTCTATCGTTGAATCCAAATCCTTACGTAATTTCTCGATCTCTATTTTCATTTTCGATATCTCTTCATTCTTTTTGGCGTTCTCGGTTGATAGCTCGCCTTTTTCGCGTTCTAGAGCCGCgattattttcttatttgacCCCTTTCCATTCTTTCCGGTAAAATCTGTCATTGCAATGAGTTATATAGGAGAAAACAATGCTTAGAAAATGAAATGGAAATTAATGTTGAAGAGATTTGGATCATTGCATTGAAGATTTTGAAGAGTGATTGTGTTgtgtttttgaataaaataaacaaagagattgaagtgATTGGAATGATGCAGATTGTGAATGTCGGAATGAGTGGAAATTATTCCAGGAAAATTGAGAGGTCGTGAAGAccattttttgagaaaatttggGAGAGGATTTTCCGGGAAAATGAAGAACAAATTATTTAGATTTCacacattttttctttaaatttgatttgtttaagtttttattttttttctgagAATGTTAATACTACATTTTTTAGACCTacaattttgttttggagtAAATGGCTccttatatgaaaattttagggcactaattttttttttttgcttaacgTGTGCATGCAAGTGTCAAGtgtgtgtgcgtgcgtgcgtccatgtgttaaaataaataaattaattatataattaacataaataaattttaaaataggctTAAACTCTTATGATCTTCATaataaaatctatttgaaaattaaaagttattagAGAGATTATAACAATTAAACTTGTTTGTAGTAAACTTTTCAATATTGATATAAGGGATTTCTTAATGCacacctcttttttttttttttttatgaagctGTGCATTAGCAAATACATCTTAAGGtgtatttatatactttttggtTATATAATAGCAATCCATAAATTAAGTGGGTGTATGTTAACAAATCTCATAAATATACCAGTGGAGTTCCAGAGGGTGTTGAGGAGCAACTGCAAGGGCATCAAAATTTTAGGGGcaccaattatttttttcttagtgTTTGCATGCATGCGTGCCTCCGTATGTGCCAGTGGATTTTGATTGGACTCATATGGGTAGTTCATCGAACCAAATGTGATGCACTTGAACCGTAACCAATTGGAAAAATCAAATGCAATTCAAACGTGGAAACCACATTTTTTTCATCGATCCCCCGAGTACTAAGCATACCCTCTTTGCAACAATTAGTATACCATTGTTGTAGAGCAGTCCCTAAGAATTTGAGTGTCCTATACAAATTATAACTTTAATGCCCCATTTTTTTaagtcat encodes:
- the LOC123922165 gene encoding peroxisomal and mitochondrial division factor 2-like, which produces MTDFTGKNGKGSNKKIIAALEREKGELSTENAKKNEEISKMKIEIEKLRKDLDSTIELEKETARLRKEVVESKAETEKLRKMLEEKESKLEVIEKEGKELKQANVEMEMKVRELERKIGVIEMKEVEENSKSVRVEEMMKEKVDEKKREVEELKSVLIGKKNEVGKWMKENRELEEKIRVLEFSLMNMNEKGLEKNWSVVAAGSAGGIALLLLSSQQCIVATVLVPARVFALPIPKVQ